Genomic segment of Sinorhizobium meliloti:
GAACCAGCTGCCGATGCTCTCGCGGCCGAAGAGACGGAGATGCCCGGTCCGGGCGGTTAACGAGAATATCCGCTCCGGGACCGGGGTGCGCAGCCACTGGAACTCCGGCGGAAGCACCTGCTCGTCAAAGTCCGTTTCAAAAAGGACACGCTCAGCGACGGTTCCTGCGGCTCCCGGCGCGGGCACGGTCACCTCGGGAACCGGGCCGCCATTTTCGAGATAGAGCCATCCGTCCTCCCGCCAGACGCATTTCTGCAGCGCAGTCTCGCGGCCGAGCGTGCAGCGTCGCTGCGGCGGCAGCGGCCGGCCGCAAAGATGCGTATGATAGGCTTGGCCGTCCGGCGTCTCGACATATTGCCCGTGCCCCGCGCGTTGCAGAGCCGCCTCCGGGTGACCCTTGGATGTGATGAGATGAACATTCGGGTGCATCTCGTAAGGTCCGTCGATGGTCCGGGACCGCGCCATGCCCACGGCGTGGTCGTAACCTGTCCCTCCCTCGGCGACAGTCAGGTAATACCAACCGTCGCGTTTGAAGAGATGCGGCCCTTCGACGAGGCCGAGCGGACTGCCGGCGAAGATGTTCTTCGCCAGGCCCACGAGCTTGCGGGTTCGCTCGTCCCATTCCTGCAGCAGGATACCGTCGAAAGCGGGGCTCTTGGGCGAGCCGCCGAAGCTTTCGGAGCGGTGGTTCCACTTCATGTTGAGAAACCATTTGCGGCCATCGTCGTCATGGAAGAGCGACGGATCGAATCCCGACGAATTGACATAGACCGGATCGGACCAGGTAGCCTCGACCGCTTCCGCAGTCACGATGTAGTTGTGGGCATCCTTGAAGTTGCCGTCCAGGCGTTTGACGTCGGTATAGACGAGCCAGAACAGCCCGTCGCAATAGGAGAGGCACGGAGCCCATACGCCGCAACTGTCGGGGTTGCCGCGCATGTCGAGCTGACTTGCGCGTTCGAGCGGACGGCGCACGAGTCGCCAGTTCACGAGATCGCGCGAATGGTGAATCTGCACGCCGGGGTACCATTCGAATGTCGAGGTCGCGATGTAATAGTCTTCGCCGACCCGACAGATGGACGGGTCCGGATTGAAACCGGGCAGGATCGGGTTCCGGATCGTCGCGTTCATCTCTTGCATCTCCCTCTTCGCGGTGCCGCATCCAGCCCCAAGCTCACCGTCTTTTCAAGACCTTTCGCGCAGCGTTCCCAGACCGGCATCCCGGCAGATTGCCACCTGTCGAATCGCCTGAAATCCCCTGCGCGGGCTTCATTTTCCACGAAAGCTGCGGCGGAACATCGGCGGGAAGCGCGCCTGCGTGCCTAAGTTTTGATCATTCGCCGGTGGACTGTATTCGACTTTCGTCTGAGACCCCGCCCCTATCCCGGAAAATCGGCCATCGCACTTGAAAGCAGGCTTGAAATGGGCACTCTGCCTGTGCTTGGCAAAAAAACAAAAACCATTGCGGGGAGGAACTCGATGAAACCGTTACTCGGCTTCAGCCGATTGATCGACGCCATTACCGAAAAGATCGGCAAGGCGGTCTCTTGGCTTATTCTGGTGGCCGTGCTCGTGAGCGCCGGCAACGCCGTCATCCGAAAAGTGTTCAACATGTCGTCCAATGCATGGCTGGAGGCGCAGTGGTATCTCTTCGGCGCCGCCTTCATGTTCGCTGCCGCCTACACGCTCAGCCAGAACGAGCACATCCGCATCGATGTCGTCTACGGAATGTTCTCGCGCCGCGTGCAGCACTGGATCGACCTCTTCGGACACGTCTTCTTCCTGATGCCCTTTGTGCTTCTCATGCTCTATTACCTCGTGCCCTACGTACGGATGTCCTATGTTTCGGGCGAACTTTCCTCGAGCGCCGGCGGGCTCATCCTATGGCCGGCGAAAGCGATCCTGCTGATCGGCTTCGTTCTTCTCGCCCTGCAGGGCGTATCCGAAATCATCAAGAAGATCGCGATCATGACCGGAAACATGGACGATCCGACGCCTTACGTTCCGGCACATGCACCACTCGATGACACGGTATCGCCGGAGGCCCGCTCATGATCGAGTTCGTCGCTGAAAACCTGGCGCCGATCATGTTCGTGTCGCTGATCGTGTTCCTGCTGCTCGGATATCCGGTCGCCTTCTCGCTTGCCGCCAACGGTCTCCTCTTCTTCATCATCGGCGTCGAACTCGCGCCCTTGTCGGATTCCATCAATCTTTCCTGGCCCCTGCTGAACGCACTGCCGGAACGGTTCTGGGGGGTCATGTCGAACGACACGCTTCTCGCCATCCCCTTCTTCACCTTCATGGGCATAGTGCTCGAACGATCGGGCATGGCCGAGGATCTTCTCGACACGATCGGCCAGCTCTTCGGTCCCGTGCGCGGGGGGCTTGCCTATGCTGTCATCTTCGTGGGCGCGCTTCTTGCGGCCACCACCGGCGTCGTTGCGGCTTCCGTGATCGCCATGGGTCTGATCTCGCTGCCGATCATGCTGCGCTACGGCTATGACCGCCGCATCGCCACCGGCGTCATTGCTGCATCCGGCACGCTCGCGCAGATCATCCCGCCGTCGCTCGTGCTGATCGTTCTGGCCGACCAGCTCGGCCGCTCGGTCGGCGACATGTATGCCGGCGCCCTCATCCCCGGTCTCGTTCTGACCGGGCTCTATATGGGCTACATCCTCCTGATGACCTTCGTGAAGCGGCACTCCATGCCGGCGCTGCCTTTGGAAGCGCGCACGCTCGGGTCCGGCGTCACCTCGCTTGCGATCGCGCTCCTGGTCGCCTGCGCAATCGCCTATGCGGCCCACGTCTATCTTTCGCCGACACAGGGCGAAAACGCGGACATCCTCGGAGCGACGGTGGGTATCATATTCATCTATCTGGTCGCCCTCGCCGACAGGGCGCTCAAGATCAACGCGCTTTCGCGTCTGGCCCAGCAGGTGATCATCGTGCTGATCCCGCCGCTGGCCCTGATCTTCCTGGTTCTCGGCACCATATTCCTCGGCATCGCCACCCCGACCGAAGGCGGAGCCATGGGAGCCGTCGGTGCCCTTGTCATGGCTGCGGCCAAGGGCCGGCTGAACATGGAGGTCGTCCGCGCCGCGCTCGCCTCCACGACACGGCTC
This window contains:
- a CDS encoding glycoside hydrolase family 43 protein, which codes for MNATIRNPILPGFNPDPSICRVGEDYYIATSTFEWYPGVQIHHSRDLVNWRLVRRPLERASQLDMRGNPDSCGVWAPCLSYCDGLFWLVYTDVKRLDGNFKDAHNYIVTAEAVEATWSDPVYVNSSGFDPSLFHDDDGRKWFLNMKWNHRSESFGGSPKSPAFDGILLQEWDERTRKLVGLAKNIFAGSPLGLVEGPHLFKRDGWYYLTVAEGGTGYDHAVGMARSRTIDGPYEMHPNVHLITSKGHPEAALQRAGHGQYVETPDGQAYHTHLCGRPLPPQRRCTLGRETALQKCVWREDGWLYLENGGPVPEVTVPAPGAAGTVAERVLFETDFDEQVLPPEFQWLRTPVPERIFSLTARTGHLRLFGRESIGSWFEQALVARRQEHHSFRAEAVVDFAPDTYQQVAGLTHYYNRHKFHALGVTRHETLGRTLTVLSCPGDFPNGRLTYPVGSGIAVPDGPIHLAMEVRDNDLQFFWRGADQAQWLTIGPVLDAGVISDEGGRGEHGSFTGAFAGIFAFDISGCAMPADFDRFRYQALSV
- a CDS encoding TRAP transporter small permease subunit — translated: MKPLLGFSRLIDAITEKIGKAVSWLILVAVLVSAGNAVIRKVFNMSSNAWLEAQWYLFGAAFMFAAAYTLSQNEHIRIDVVYGMFSRRVQHWIDLFGHVFFLMPFVLLMLYYLVPYVRMSYVSGELSSSAGGLILWPAKAILLIGFVLLALQGVSEIIKKIAIMTGNMDDPTPYVPAHAPLDDTVSPEARS
- a CDS encoding TRAP transporter large permease, with the translated sequence MIEFVAENLAPIMFVSLIVFLLLGYPVAFSLAANGLLFFIIGVELAPLSDSINLSWPLLNALPERFWGVMSNDTLLAIPFFTFMGIVLERSGMAEDLLDTIGQLFGPVRGGLAYAVIFVGALLAATTGVVAASVIAMGLISLPIMLRYGYDRRIATGVIAASGTLAQIIPPSLVLIVLADQLGRSVGDMYAGALIPGLVLTGLYMGYILLMTFVKRHSMPALPLEARTLGSGVTSLAIALLVACAIAYAAHVYLSPTQGENADILGATVGIIFIYLVALADRALKINALSRLAQQVIIVLIPPLALIFLVLGTIFLGIATPTEGGAMGAVGALVMAAAKGRLNMEVVRAALASTTRLSAFVLFILIGARVFSLTFYGVNGHLWVEHLLTALPGGEIGFLIAVNVLVFFLAFFLDFFELAFIIVPLLAPAADKLGIDLIWFGVLLGINMQTSFMHPPFGFALFYLRSVAARVPYLDKVTGKKMEPVTTGQIYWGAVPFVGIQIIMIALTLMFPQMVLHYKGSGTGVDPSTIKIEVPGFGNGGGGLTLPDNGGGLGLPGGLQLPSGSPLDGAGQQPAQPNTAPQQNNPAPDLSAPPSFN